The Chitinophaga sp. H8 region ACATATACATAACTATCTCCTGCCACTACTGCTACTACTGATGGGTACAGCTTGTAATAAACAACTGGATCTGAAACCGGAGAATACAATGGTGGAATCTGAATTGTTGAAAAATGAAGGTACCACAGAAAGTTTTCTGGGAGATACTTACCTGCAGTTGATGGCAGCTTGCGGAGGCAATGCATTTACTTTGCCCGACTTTTCAGCAGCTACTGCTAAAGGATATGATAACGCCATTGTTTCCGGTGATGTAGATCCCCGTGATAAGAATTACTATGGTCTGTGGGATCAACCCTATAAAACGATCAACCAGGCGAATGTGATCATTACCCAATTGGGAAAGTATGCCACCTTTGATAAAACCAGACAACAGGGATTTATCGCTGAAGCAAAGTTTATCCGCGCAATGGCATATCTGCAATTGCTGGAAATGTATGGAGATGGTGCACTGCAAAACAAACCGGAAAATATGGGGGTGCCGTTGCGCCTGGAATCTTTTGAGGGTTATGATGGCTCCCAGATTATTCCCCGGGCTACTAATGGCGCTGTTTATACACAAATCATAAAAGATCTCGATGAGGCAATTGCTGTGCTGCCTGCCGACCGGAAAGATGCACTGGACCAGGGAAGCAGAGCTACCCGTGGTGCTGCCAATGCGCTGGCAGCCAGAGTAAGTCTTTATGAAGGAAAGTATGATAAAGCAGCCACCTATGCGGCGGCGGCCATGGAGGGCAACAGGTATCAGCTGGCATCCTCATTTGAAGAACTATGGCCCAATCATGCGGAAGGGGGTGGAAGGTATCCGATCAATAAAGAAGTGCTGTTTGCATTTCCGGAAAGTTTTAATAACACCAACCGCTATAATGATAGCCACGGTATCTATTATATCTATTACACACCGGAAGCTGGTTTTATGAGTACCTATCAGGCTACTGATGAGCGTGCTACTGAATTGATGGTGCTTGGGCCCCTGGGAATAGATGCCATGCGCAAGTTTACAGATCCGAACACGAGGGATAATGTAACAAT contains the following coding sequences:
- a CDS encoding RagB/SusD family nutrient uptake outer membrane protein, which produces MNSYKRHIHNYLLPLLLLLMGTACNKQLDLKPENTMVESELLKNEGTTESFLGDTYLQLMAACGGNAFTLPDFSAATAKGYDNAIVSGDVDPRDKNYYGLWDQPYKTINQANVIITQLGKYATFDKTRQQGFIAEAKFIRAMAYLQLLEMYGDGALQNKPENMGVPLRLESFEGYDGSQIIPRATNGAVYTQIIKDLDEAIAVLPADRKDALDQGSRATRGAANALAARVSLYEGKYDKAATYAAAAMEGNRYQLASSFEELWPNHAEGGGRYPINKEVLFAFPESFNNTNRYNDSHGIYYIYYTPEAGFMSTYQATDERATELMVLGPLGIDAMRKFTDPNTRDNVTMIRLAEVMLTRAEALARKDGVNAISVGLLNEVYARAFTKSPVPKVYTAADFPNAQALIDRILQERKWELAFEGFARYDAIRTGKRPNPLMPPEKFYLPVPQREIDVTNGLIKQSPGF